One Phycisphaeraceae bacterium DNA window includes the following coding sequences:
- the coaD gene encoding pantetheine-phosphate adenylyltransferase: MSTMPSGATVNRHLAVYAGSFDPVTLGHLDVLRRSRRLFDEIVVGIGRNPKKEPLFSIEERVSMARALVKELLEREPDGAACRVEVYHDLTVDFARRHGAVTMIRGIRNVTDLAGECQLAITNRQVAGLETVFIVAGETFAYTSSSLIRQIAAFGGSIEKLSLFVPPLVMKALEELRNDPSNPLARLAREADGE; encoded by the coding sequence ATGTCGACCATGCCATCTGGAGCGACCGTGAACCGACATCTGGCCGTCTATGCAGGCAGTTTCGACCCCGTCACGCTGGGTCACCTCGATGTGCTCCGCCGCAGCCGACGCCTCTTCGACGAGATCGTGGTGGGGATCGGGCGAAACCCGAAGAAGGAGCCCCTCTTTTCCATTGAGGAACGGGTCTCGATGGCTCGGGCGCTGGTCAAGGAACTCCTCGAGCGCGAGCCCGATGGTGCCGCCTGCCGGGTGGAGGTTTATCACGATCTCACCGTCGACTTCGCGCGACGCCACGGCGCGGTGACGATGATCCGCGGCATTCGAAATGTGACGGACCTCGCGGGCGAGTGCCAGTTGGCCATCACCAATCGCCAGGTGGCCGGTCTTGAAACGGTCTTCATCGTCGCGGGCGAGACCTTCGCCTACACCTCGAGCAGTCTCATTCGACAGATCGCGGCCTTCGGTGGCTCGATCGAGAAGCTGTCGCTCTTCGTTCCGCCGCTGGTGATGAAGGCGCTCGAGGAACTGCGGAACGACCCGTCGAATCCACTCGCGCGACTGGCGCGGGAGGCGGATGGAGAGTGA
- the panB gene encoding 3-methyl-2-oxobutanoate hydroxymethyltransferase encodes MTQRSSSDRTATSSAHSAERAEVSLRSLQRQAREGGRFACLTCYDATTARWLERAGVEVLLVGDTAAEVVLGFPSTIHAPLELMIALTAAVKRGAPRCVVMADMPFMSYQPSEAEAIRNAGRFMTEGSADLVKLEVDGAHAGLVAALSRAGVPVVAHIGSRPQRAKLRGGYAAEGRTASAAAALLDDARLLEAAGATMLLIEACPEEVSAEIVRRATIPVIGCGAGASCHGQVVVLHDLLGLTDWQPAFARPLVDLGSAVESAAAKWRERVRSGALGEHPIRMPPEEAARFAALRGTQA; translated from the coding sequence ATGACGCAGCGCTCGTCGAGCGACCGCACCGCCACCTCATCGGCGCATTCCGCCGAGCGGGCCGAGGTGAGCCTTCGGTCGCTCCAGCGTCAGGCGCGCGAAGGTGGCCGCTTCGCCTGTCTCACCTGCTACGACGCGACCACGGCGCGCTGGCTCGAGCGCGCGGGAGTCGAAGTGCTGCTGGTCGGTGACACCGCGGCAGAAGTGGTCCTGGGGTTCCCGTCGACCATTCATGCGCCACTTGAGCTCATGATTGCGTTGACGGCCGCAGTCAAGCGCGGCGCACCGCGTTGCGTGGTGATGGCGGACATGCCGTTCATGAGCTACCAGCCTTCCGAGGCGGAGGCGATCCGCAACGCGGGGCGCTTCATGACGGAAGGCAGCGCCGATCTGGTGAAGCTGGAAGTCGACGGCGCGCATGCCGGACTGGTCGCGGCACTGTCGCGAGCCGGGGTGCCCGTCGTCGCGCACATCGGAAGCCGACCACAGCGCGCGAAGCTGCGCGGCGGATATGCCGCCGAGGGCCGAACCGCCTCCGCCGCCGCCGCGCTCCTCGATGATGCGAGGCTTCTCGAAGCGGCGGGGGCCACCATGTTGCTCATCGAGGCGTGCCCAGAAGAGGTAAGCGCCGAGATCGTTCGGCGTGCGACCATTCCCGTCATCGGCTGCGGCGCCGGCGCGTCGTGCCATGGGCAGGTGGTGGTGCTGCACGATCTGCTTGGATTGACCGATTGGCAGCCTGCGTTCGCGAGACCGCTGGTTGACCTCGGCTCCGCCGTGGAGAGTGCAGCGGCGAAGTGGCGCGAGCGAGTCCGAAGTGGTGCTCTCGGCGAACACCCCATCCGGATGCCCCCCGAGGAGGCGGCCCGATTCGCCGCCCTTCGTGGAACGCAGGCCTGA
- a CDS encoding trypsin-like peptidase domain-containing protein — MRRVEHLGPAIVVVIAAAVLLVAGPMAYRGYRAARTEAEVREASRRLLDNPILDALNQASRDVARVVEPSVVHVSTAGVTRGRGGSRGFASSGSGWIWDDLGHIVTNAHVVDGASTIEVQLFDGSRREATLVGMELRADVAVLRIPSGGLMPAQRSSDEPRQGELVFAFGSPFDFRFSVSSGIVSGVGRTAGLADLDYENFIQVDAAINPGNSGGPLTDIMGRVIGMNTAIATGRGSTLGQGQSAGIGLAIPMEMIESVVTQIISTGRAERAYLGVSVIGLADLRQVRRPDGDPMVAAALRTPQGEGVLVTSVVPGSPAADAGLRVGDVITAIAGVRVAAQKQVFAVVGTQRPGARVKIDLWRPETSGESGERLTLQAALVPSDPEVSYVAYAAAVRASGLMRLSTATPENCALMGVPFRRGVLIEEIAPGSSMARSLDAGTIITAVDGQSVASVDEFYTRLVRLVANRLLRGSEVTLTVANPSGEVGVVALRLDQR, encoded by the coding sequence GTGCGACGAGTCGAGCATCTTGGACCGGCGATCGTGGTGGTGATCGCGGCGGCGGTGCTGCTCGTGGCTGGTCCCATGGCCTATCGCGGCTATCGAGCCGCGCGAACGGAAGCTGAGGTGCGTGAGGCGTCGAGGCGGCTTCTCGACAATCCGATTCTCGATGCGCTGAACCAGGCGTCGCGCGATGTCGCTCGCGTGGTTGAGCCGAGCGTGGTCCATGTGAGTACGGCGGGCGTGACGCGGGGGCGCGGCGGCAGTCGAGGTTTTGCCAGTTCGGGCTCCGGTTGGATCTGGGATGACCTCGGTCACATCGTGACCAATGCCCATGTTGTCGACGGCGCCAGCACCATCGAGGTGCAGCTCTTCGATGGATCGCGCCGCGAAGCGACGCTGGTCGGCATGGAGCTTCGCGCCGATGTCGCGGTGCTCCGCATTCCTTCGGGTGGCCTCATGCCGGCGCAGCGCTCGAGCGATGAGCCGCGTCAGGGGGAACTCGTCTTCGCCTTCGGCAGTCCCTTCGACTTCCGCTTCAGCGTCTCAAGCGGCATTGTCTCCGGAGTGGGTCGAACGGCGGGTCTGGCCGACCTTGACTATGAGAACTTCATCCAGGTGGATGCCGCGATCAATCCGGGCAACAGCGGCGGTCCGCTCACGGACATCATGGGGCGCGTGATCGGTATGAACACGGCCATTGCCACGGGGCGTGGAAGCACGCTCGGCCAGGGGCAGTCGGCGGGCATCGGACTCGCGATTCCCATGGAGATGATCGAGAGCGTCGTCACGCAGATCATTTCAACCGGCCGCGCCGAACGCGCGTATCTCGGCGTCTCCGTGATCGGGCTCGCGGATCTTCGCCAGGTGCGCCGGCCCGATGGCGACCCGATGGTCGCCGCTGCGCTGCGCACGCCGCAGGGCGAGGGAGTTCTGGTCACCTCGGTCGTGCCGGGCAGTCCGGCCGCCGACGCGGGACTTCGAGTGGGCGATGTCATCACGGCCATCGCCGGAGTTCGAGTGGCAGCCCAGAAGCAGGTCTTCGCCGTGGTTGGCACGCAGCGCCCCGGCGCGCGAGTGAAGATCGATCTCTGGCGACCGGAGACTTCCGGTGAGTCAGGAGAGCGGCTCACGCTCCAAGCGGCGCTCGTCCCGAGTGATCCCGAAGTGAGCTATGTCGCTTACGCCGCGGCGGTGCGCGCGTCGGGGCTCATGCGGCTCTCCACCGCGACCCCGGAGAATTGTGCGCTCATGGGTGTGCCGTTCCGGCGCGGAGTGCTCATTGAAGAGATCGCCCCCGGCTCGTCCATGGCCCGTTCGCTCGACGCGGGCACGATCATCACCGCCGTCGATGGCCAGAGCGTGGCATCGGTTGATGAGTTCTACACGCGCCTTGTGCGTCTGGTCGCCAACCGACTGCTGCGCGGGTCGGAGGTCACGCTCACCGTCGCCAATCCGAGCGGCGAGGTCGGCGTGGTGGCGCTGCGACTCGATCAGCGCTGA
- a CDS encoding ABC transporter ATP-binding protein: MATTERTSPNPAPGSAPRGAERPLLEVRDLRTWFPIRRGFLQRTVGFVKAIDGVSFHIRRGETLGLVGESGCGKTTVGRTILRLIPATGGEVLFDGVNVFSQGYASMRKLRRRMQIIFQDPGGSLNPRMRVGRIVGEPLEVHGLARGDELRHRVESLLERCGLWKAAADRYPHEFSGGQRQRVAIARALALEPELIVCDEPTSALDVSIQSQILNLLSDLQDEFGLSFLFISHDMAVIHHVCDRIAVMYNGKIVEEGDRDDIINRPQHPYTQALLSAVPEADPRRSRQRVKFEGMRM; encoded by the coding sequence GTGGCCACCACCGAGCGCACCAGCCCGAATCCCGCTCCCGGGTCCGCCCCGCGCGGCGCCGAGCGCCCTCTGCTCGAAGTCCGCGACCTTCGCACCTGGTTTCCCATCCGTCGCGGCTTCCTCCAGCGCACGGTCGGCTTCGTGAAGGCGATCGATGGCGTGAGCTTCCACATTCGGCGCGGTGAGACGCTCGGACTCGTCGGTGAGTCGGGCTGCGGCAAGACAACGGTGGGTCGGACCATCCTCCGGCTCATTCCCGCGACCGGCGGCGAGGTCCTCTTCGACGGCGTCAATGTCTTCTCCCAGGGCTACGCCTCCATGCGCAAGCTGCGAAGGCGAATGCAGATCATCTTCCAGGATCCGGGCGGCAGTCTGAACCCCCGCATGCGCGTCGGTCGCATCGTCGGTGAGCCGCTCGAAGTGCATGGATTGGCGCGCGGCGATGAGCTGCGTCATCGCGTGGAGAGTCTGCTTGAGCGATGTGGACTCTGGAAGGCCGCCGCGGATCGCTATCCGCATGAGTTCTCCGGAGGCCAGCGTCAGCGCGTCGCGATTGCGCGGGCCCTCGCGCTCGAGCCGGAGCTCATTGTCTGCGACGAGCCCACCAGCGCGCTCGATGTGAGCATCCAGAGCCAGATTCTGAATCTTCTCTCCGATCTCCAGGATGAGTTCGGTCTGTCATTCCTCTTCATCAGTCACGACATGGCGGTCATTCACCATGTCTGTGACCGGATCGCCGTCATGTACAACGGCAAGATCGTGGAGGAGGGTGACCGCGACGACATCATCAACCGTCCGCAGCATCCTTACACGCAGGCCCTTCTCTCAGCCGTTCCGGAGGCGGATCCGCGCCGCAGCCGCCAGCGCGTCAAGTTCGAAGGAATGCGGATGTGA
- a CDS encoding FAD-dependent thymidylate synthase, translated as MTPVATQPEGGVDSSGAAGEAMRRVAAETPLHDVMKGCSRWEIPVHDHGFIALVDVMPRLVPQGQTADSAIVQAARVSYGQGTKQVSEDRTLVRYLLRHRHTTPFEMIEFKFHVAMPMFVARQWIRHRTANVNEYSARYSIVPDRFFRPSLESIRAQSKVNRQGGDEPVEVSTAEEFLALLERAEANYRDYLALTEKGVARELARAALPVSVYTEWYWKCDLHNTLRFLSLRMDPHAQREIQDFAQAMFRLIQPIVPVACEAWRDYDFESMHLTRLEIEAIRSGQPLASANKREQAEFAAKQARLGLQS; from the coding sequence ATGACTCCTGTCGCGACACAACCCGAAGGCGGCGTGGATTCCTCGGGCGCCGCCGGAGAGGCGATGCGCCGGGTGGCGGCCGAGACTCCACTTCACGATGTGATGAAGGGATGTTCGCGCTGGGAGATCCCGGTGCACGATCATGGTTTCATCGCCCTGGTCGATGTCATGCCGAGGCTCGTCCCGCAGGGACAGACCGCCGACTCCGCCATCGTGCAGGCAGCGCGCGTGAGCTACGGCCAGGGGACCAAGCAGGTGAGCGAGGATCGCACGCTGGTGCGCTATCTGCTCCGGCATCGTCACACGACGCCCTTCGAGATGATCGAGTTCAAGTTCCATGTCGCCATGCCGATGTTCGTGGCCCGGCAGTGGATTCGTCATCGCACGGCGAATGTCAACGAGTATTCGGCGCGCTACTCGATCGTGCCCGATCGCTTCTTCAGACCTTCGCTCGAGAGCATCCGCGCCCAGAGCAAGGTCAATCGGCAGGGGGGCGATGAGCCGGTCGAAGTCTCGACAGCCGAGGAGTTCCTCGCGTTGCTCGAGCGCGCCGAGGCGAACTACCGCGACTATCTCGCGCTCACCGAGAAGGGAGTGGCGCGGGAGCTCGCACGAGCGGCGCTCCCCGTGAGCGTCTACACCGAGTGGTATTGGAAGTGCGACCTGCACAACACGCTGCGATTCCTCTCCCTGCGCATGGATCCTCATGCCCAGCGGGAGATTCAGGACTTCGCGCAGGCGATGTTCCGCCTCATTCAGCCGATCGTGCCCGTGGCGTGTGAAGCGTGGCGCGACTACGACTTCGAGTCGATGCACCTGACGCGCCTCGAGATCGAGGCGATTCGCAGCGGGCAGCCCCTCGCCAGCGCCAACAAGCGCGAGCAGGCGGAGTTCGCCGCGAAGCAGGCGCGCCTCGGCCTTCAGTCCTGA
- a CDS encoding Type 1 glutamine amidotransferase-like domain-containing protein, protein MLTSEVRGRERRDGARSKLSRMVRGLLSALVTTALTLIALTPSDAQAQGYICAEGGGGPSGGSWAPSVFGWMVQHGGAAKVVVLGTSGTDPAIQNAFLNAGASSVTFVNVTAANANNATTAGIIASADIIWMRGGDQWQYINLWNNTLTEAAIRSVYDNGGVVGGTSAGCAVLGKVIYNAQIGSLTPKQALQNSTHPWMTFTTDFLELVPGVLFDTHFTERGRIGRLAPMLANRWQVAGIDLLGIGVDDRTALCVYPDLTAEVRGEGSVTFLHRVPGTFQVVESGKPAIIAPMVHTQLTEGYRYDLVARQVIERPESAVICDPPSGHPSVSQAVQLNGSNASAPTLGEKRLFDSNDPNALFLGKLTVLAGNNRLARTFISSQTWNSTDFDENRVGGPQWGMTFDHHWLNLLLDGNTLVNASEPALLTAAAPATGLEGSIVILDSYGMTSSDVSTYLSSANSIGPRQSSAIENARLHLIRAPWSYRMDLHRVVSPAGVADINFDGSVDGADLALLLGSWGAAPIFIGVVNADLNNDGVVDGSDLALLLGSWSTPS, encoded by the coding sequence ATGCTCACCTCTGAAGTCCGTGGTCGGGAGCGCCGCGATGGCGCCCGTTCGAAGTTGTCACGCATGGTCCGCGGACTTCTCTCCGCGCTGGTCACAACTGCTCTCACCCTGATCGCCTTGACGCCCTCTGACGCTCAGGCGCAGGGGTACATCTGCGCCGAAGGCGGCGGCGGTCCAAGCGGCGGAAGCTGGGCGCCGTCGGTCTTCGGTTGGATGGTGCAGCATGGCGGCGCAGCCAAGGTGGTGGTCCTGGGGACCAGCGGTACTGATCCCGCCATCCAGAACGCGTTCCTCAATGCCGGGGCGAGCAGCGTCACCTTCGTGAATGTGACCGCAGCCAATGCGAACAATGCCACGACGGCCGGCATCATCGCTTCCGCCGACATCATCTGGATGCGCGGCGGTGATCAGTGGCAGTACATCAATCTCTGGAACAACACGCTGACCGAGGCAGCAATCCGTTCCGTGTACGACAACGGTGGTGTTGTGGGCGGAACGAGCGCGGGGTGCGCCGTGCTCGGCAAGGTCATCTACAACGCCCAGATCGGATCACTGACGCCGAAGCAGGCGCTTCAGAACTCCACCCACCCGTGGATGACCTTCACGACCGACTTCCTGGAGCTCGTCCCGGGAGTGCTCTTCGACACCCATTTCACGGAGCGCGGGCGCATTGGTCGCCTTGCGCCAATGCTGGCGAACCGCTGGCAGGTCGCCGGGATTGATCTCCTCGGGATTGGTGTTGACGATCGCACGGCCCTCTGCGTCTATCCCGATCTCACGGCCGAGGTCCGCGGCGAGGGTTCGGTCACCTTCCTCCACCGGGTGCCGGGCACATTTCAGGTGGTCGAGAGCGGAAAGCCCGCGATCATCGCCCCGATGGTGCATACGCAACTCACCGAGGGCTATCGATACGACCTGGTGGCTCGGCAGGTGATTGAGCGACCGGAGTCCGCCGTCATCTGCGATCCGCCTTCGGGTCATCCGTCGGTGAGCCAGGCGGTGCAGCTCAACGGCTCGAATGCGTCGGCGCCGACCCTCGGCGAGAAGCGACTCTTCGACAGCAACGACCCCAACGCTCTCTTCCTCGGCAAGCTGACAGTGCTCGCGGGCAACAATCGATTGGCACGAACCTTCATCAGCTCGCAGACCTGGAACTCCACCGACTTCGATGAGAATCGGGTCGGAGGCCCACAGTGGGGCATGACCTTCGACCACCACTGGCTCAATCTGCTGCTCGACGGCAACACGCTGGTGAACGCCAGCGAGCCGGCGCTCCTGACCGCCGCAGCGCCCGCCACCGGTCTCGAGGGCTCCATCGTGATCCTCGACAGCTACGGCATGACGAGCTCGGATGTCTCCACCTATCTCTCCTCCGCGAACTCGATAGGACCACGGCAATCTTCCGCCATCGAGAATGCACGCCTGCACCTGATCCGCGCACCATGGTCCTATCGCATGGATCTCCATCGCGTCGTCTCTCCGGCTGGCGTCGCGGACATCAACTTCGATGGCTCGGTGGATGGTGCCGACCTCGCGCTTCTGCTTGGAAGCTGGGGCGCGGCGCCGATCTTCATCGGTGTCGTGAACGCCGATCTCAACAACGATGGTGTCGTCGACGGCAGCGACCTGGCGCTGCTCCTGGGAAGCTGGTCGACGCCCTCTTGA
- the pgeF gene encoding peptidoglycan editing factor PgeF: MGTLERVRTGGQVFLRSPKLASMGVPHGFSTRHGGVSAAPFDSMNLGRAGGVPVELSDPAENRAENLRRFQSAVGLSDRRVARVHQVHGAAIVEVSVSPPAGGPRRDPASEADPQADALVSVAPGAAMMVTIADCAAILLACPRSGAVAAIHAGWRGVVAEVVHAAVERLVALRAEREELRAALGPCIGVEAFEVGEEVAHAFRDLGLGACVRARASAKPTIDLAAAVIMQLEAAGLSSERIDRADACTVAGRSEFFSYRRDGARSGRMAAIIGSPKAP; encoded by the coding sequence GTGGGCACGCTCGAACGAGTGCGGACGGGAGGGCAGGTGTTCCTTCGATCGCCGAAGCTCGCATCGATGGGAGTGCCCCATGGCTTCTCGACGCGGCATGGCGGCGTGAGTGCGGCACCCTTTGATTCGATGAACCTTGGCCGTGCCGGTGGCGTGCCGGTCGAACTCAGTGATCCGGCCGAGAATCGCGCGGAGAACCTGCGGCGCTTTCAATCGGCAGTGGGCTTGAGCGATCGTCGCGTGGCTCGCGTGCACCAGGTGCATGGCGCGGCGATTGTCGAAGTGAGTGTGTCGCCACCGGCGGGAGGCCCTCGAAGAGACCCCGCGTCCGAGGCCGATCCTCAGGCCGATGCATTGGTTTCGGTGGCCCCCGGCGCAGCCATGATGGTCACCATCGCCGACTGTGCCGCCATTCTGCTGGCCTGCCCGCGGTCCGGTGCGGTGGCCGCGATTCACGCGGGATGGCGCGGCGTGGTGGCCGAGGTTGTGCACGCCGCCGTGGAGCGGCTCGTGGCGCTCCGAGCCGAACGAGAAGAGCTTCGAGCGGCGCTTGGGCCATGCATCGGTGTCGAGGCCTTTGAAGTGGGCGAAGAAGTGGCGCACGCCTTTCGCGACCTTGGCCTCGGCGCTTGCGTGCGAGCACGAGCGAGCGCGAAGCCGACCATCGACCTCGCTGCGGCGGTGATCATGCAACTCGAGGCGGCGGGTCTCTCGTCGGAGCGGATCGATCGCGCCGATGCCTGCACCGTCGCCGGGCGAAGCGAATTCTTCAGCTATCGACGCGACGGCGCGCGAAGCGGGCGCATGGCCGCGATCAT